A genomic stretch from Anser cygnoides isolate HZ-2024a breed goose chromosome 30, Taihu_goose_T2T_genome, whole genome shotgun sequence includes:
- the LOC136787642 gene encoding olfactory receptor 14J1-like, with amino-acid sequence MAYDRYVAICKPLHYGSLVGSRACAQMAAAAWGSGFLNAVLHTTNTFSLPLCQGNAVDQFFCEIPQILKLSCSDAYLREAGALLLSVSLVFGCFVFIVVSYVQIFRAVLRMPSEQGQHKAFSTCLPHMAVVSLFVSTAMFAYLKPPSISSPSLDLLLAVLYVVVPPALNPLIYSMRNQDLKATLKKMILVVIFT; translated from the coding sequence atggcctacgaccgctacgttgccatctgcaagcccctgcactatgggagcctcgtgggcagcagagcttgtgcccagatggcagcagctgcctggggcagtggctttctcaatgctgtcctgcacacgaccaacacattttccctgcccctctgccaaggcaatgctgtggaccagttcttctgtgaaatccctcagatcctcaagctgtcctgctcagatgcctacctcagggaagctgGGGCACTTTTGcttagtgtttctttagtctttggctgttttgtcttcatagtggtgtcctatgtgcagatcttcagggccgtgctgaggatgccctctgagcagggccagcacaaagccttttccacgtgcctccctcacaTGGCCGTTGTatccctgtttgtcagcactgccatgtttgcctacctgaagcccccctccatctcctctccatccctagacctgctgctggcagttttATATGTGGTAGTacctccagcactgaaccccctcatctacagcatgaggaaccaggacctgaaagccacactgaagaaaatgattctaGTGGTAATATTTACTTAG